A region of the Corynebacterium endometrii genome:
GGCCTCATCCTGACGCCGAGGGCGGTGCGCTCATAGTCATCAAGCTCGACGATGGTGCCACCATTGAAACCGCCGAGGAACTCATGGATGGCGACCCCTTCCATGCCAAGGGCGCACTACAGGCACGCGCAATTCGCGAGTGGAACCCAGTCATCAACTCGTTCTAGTTTTAGTCTCATCAAGACGCTCAAGGCGGTGTGATAACTACCTCTTAGTAGTCATCACACCGCCTTGAAATTCTTTAGCGCACCCAGCGAAACCCCATCCTTGGAGTGACAAGTGCGCCTCGGCTAGTTAGCCTTGTGGCCCTGTGAGCCGTAA
Encoded here:
- a CDS encoding YciI family protein, whose product is MKYFAITYQYDPESEAIAEYRPVHREFISNLNQEGKIVGSGPHPDAEGGALIVIKLDDGATIETAEELMDGDPFHAKGALQARAIREWNPVINSF